caccagctccggccactactgctccagcttcttccgcgactccggagatcatgttctcactgtcagcacttctcgggtctgcgagtcgtcctatcttctctcctctgcctgcgacctcacttttccaggagtcacccacagcggtgcagtcagttggcctccccgcagtaccacagtcattaccttcagggggaggcggagaggtgtccttagcccagcagtcttcacagccggcagcttcagcactcaccacttcagatgttgatacatcttctgctgagccagCTACTAcgtccacggaccctctcccaggcagtgctagcaccagggcctcgacgacagcctcgactacagctacacctccggtcagctcagcaccagcaggcccttcagaccagcagctaccggcagtcactgaggatcctccgtctgacgacgacgacgacgatgacccggatcgcttcctcgccgtcccgcggcaccccgatcagtagcctttttgtgctttgatgccaaagggggagagggagtcagggggagggtagctttagagagagctcgatctgacttttgatgtttcttattgtattatatttgatgttagttcatggatatgtacatttgtcatttgagcatgctgagcttttgagacatatctatggatttcgtttggttcctttcttttcgagtttgcttgtgtttattcgtgccttatctttctcgctctctcgatatctatgtttatgttgtcatcaatcaccaaaaagggggagattgtaagcatctaggcccttaaggtatgtttcggtgattaatgacaaccattattgtgactaatgagtttgtgcagctttataaatcattattgctcatttggttatatgtcaaaagaggcccctaactttcattattcaaaaaggcgatctcggcattcaactctataacatgtcaagactaaggatctttctagtcctaagtgtcataaggttgagaaggacacttaggttagtataggttttatagttttgtagtgatcgcactattaagaggggtttaggcttagtaacttgagcatggacatggtcatttgaaaatggatgcacacaatggtcactcaggtttctagaagctcaaataagtggttctcaacttatatctcaaaaatatttggatttcattcaagactcaagtcagaaaagacaaaaccagaaaaatccttatcaccggattaaccgacgcctcaagttttctatacgtcggttaaacgaggtcagctggtttggacaagtcaatacaccggttaaaccgacgttatttgaaattggacgtcggtgcagttgtccagagactcggttttcagttgatcattggacaaatagactcaccggttaaaccgacgctatttgaaatttgacgtcggtgcagttgtccagtgacttggtatttctgttgatcaatggatgattacactcaccggttaaaccgatgcaacgacggttaatcttcccaaacagtaacggctagtttttcaaaaggggagttttacattcaccggttaaaccgacgatgactattggagggacgtcggattaaccggcgctacgcagtttttctggcagctttttctccaacggctctattcgtgtgagctgtctatatatacccctccaatgggtcattctactactcttgacaccaggcaacatccaaacactcatactatagtcaagagccaccttgagcttcaacatttcaaacacttgttcattcaatcattcaagaagcaagattaaggacttgagtagagagaagcttgtgtgcatccattctttgtgattggttcttgctcaagtgaaggccttagcttgttactcttggtgattggcatcacctaggcgatcttggtgatcgaggtgattctcgcggagcttgccaaggattgtggaagcccggagaagagatttgtacgtggcttgatctccaccacaccgggatggtgaacggagactcttagtgagcgccctcgtcttggtgacttgggaggtgacaatactctttgtgagtgtcacaacgtggattaggggtgtgtgccaacacatcgataccacgggaaaaaatccggttgtcccttgtccactttacttatttcaagcattatctttcatgcaatttgttcatgtgcttgatttagggatcactagttagctctaccttgctaggctttatctcttttcatcttaactagcttgtgtaggttgtttagctatccggttggtgaattggtgcctttctagttttgcataggttaaggttgttttatcttgttttagaaattgaaaaaggcccaattcaccccccctcttggtccatcgatcctttcacggTGGCAGAAGGCGGCGGAGGAGTGaccagggcggcggcggagctagCAGGCAGCGGTGGAGGCGAGGGAGCATCGCCGGCCCATGACGGCCAACGGCGGTGGGGCCTTGTGCGAGGGTCCCCCGAGGTGCACGGCGTCCGCCGTGGAGGCTGCACAACAAGTCCACAACGGGGCCAGCcatggcgccgccgcggcggtggcaTTTTTAAAAGACGAAACTTGACCCTGCTACTACTGGGCCAAAATCGAGCGTTGGGTTGCATAGAATGAATTGTCATGGCTAATGAGCAGCTGAGAATGGGTTGCATGCCGTGCGGAGGAAGAGGGAGGGAGTCACATGTAGGAAGAAATAGCACTAGAACTGATATCAAAAAGATCGAAGATGAAGACTAACTCCTCGGAGCAATTTTGTGTTTTGCGGAAAAAAAATTGTGAAATGGCTGACGATTTCTACCCTTAAACTAACACGGTTAGTGTCAACAATTTTACGTAGCTATTTAGATGGCCTTTGGAAAGGTTCACATAATGACATAATGATACTGAATATAATTTCTCTAACTTTTGTATAATTCATCGCACGGCGGAGTCGCTGGAGTGACGGTACCTTGCTTATTTATGCCAAATTTGCAAGTGGGGGCTTATCGTTGAAATGTTACTCGAGGCTGATTGGATTCAATGAATCTGGACGGGTTTTAggtggatttttttttcttccgaatccTGGTGGTTTTAGGTGGATGTTGTTTGCACATACATTTGTCCAAGAAGGAGATGGATGACATTTGGCTAACAATTCGCCCACAACCGGCGGAAGCGAGGCCCGGCCGTTGGCCCTTCAGGCGGTAGCAGTGGACCCGGGAGTCCTATCCCGCTTCTTCTCGCCACGGCTGCGCGTAGAGCCATTGACGAATTGTTTGGAGGTGCAGCGTGTAAGGCTGTTCCGAGCAGCTATCCTATCTGGCACCTTATCCCGATTATGGGATCAAATTGTTATTGTTGTAGCACCCAGCGGCTCTCGCTTATACGATCCCAAAATCCGAGCGCTCTCTTCCGACTCCCATTTTCGCACATTCTCTCTCCTGTTCGGATCTCAACGGCCGGTCCGTGTCTCGCCTCCAGATCGCGCTCGTCCGCCGCTCTGCTCCCCCTCCCCCGCTCGTCCGCCGCTCTGCTCCCCCTCCCCTGGCCGTCGTCCTCGCTCTGCTCCGCCTCCCCCACTCGTCCGCCGCTCTGCTCCCTCTCCCCTGGCCGTCGTCCTCGCTCTGCTCCACCTCCCCCGCTCATCCGGCGCTCTGCTCCCCCTCCCCTGGCCGTCGTCCTCGCTCTGCTCCGCCTCCCCCGCTCGTCCGCCGCTCTGCTCCCCCTCCCCTGGCCACGTCCTCATCGTCTGCCGCTGCAATCCGCCTCTCCGGTCAACCTCCCTGTCATGTGCCGCTAGATCCGCCTCCCCAGGTCGTCATCCTCCCCGTCCATTCTGGGATCCGCCTCCCCGGTCGTCTGCTGCTGGATCCTCCGGCTCGAGTCATCCTCCTCATCGTCTACCGCTAAGACCCGCCAGGCCCCggtcatcttcctcctccacgGTATGCAGTTCCCCTCCTCCACCCAACAACCAATCCATCCTTTCCTTTGAGGATTTTTACTGCAAAATCTTGATGCAAGAAAGTTGAAGCCCACATATTTGAGGAAATGTACAAGAACTCAAATATGCGCTATTGTAAAAGCAGTACCAATGATATTTGGTATGTGCTTTGAGAACTGTAGTAATCTAAGATTAAGATGATCGAGTTCATAATGGCATTAGCTTTTGTGATATATTGGTATTTATTTGGGCATGCTAGCACTCTCTTGGGGCATGTAAATTGTGATATGCATCAAATTTCTTAGATTTGGGCTCCTCACTTCCAGGTTTGGTTTCGTATAAGCATGCCATATTGCCATAATTCTGTCACCTGGATTGGTTGTGGTGTGGCTTGATCATATTGATTTTCTGTACCAACAACTTCAAACCTGGAGAAACTACAAAATTAATTCAGTATCTCTGTTTCCAAAAAAAAATTGTTTGCCTATAATTCTGTTCATGTTGTTGAATTGTAATAAGAATCTTCTTGAGTTTGAGCTGCCGTTGTGATCCTTGAGAGTATCTTTGAATTCAGACGCCATGGTGCTTCTTTCCTCCATGGAAGATGCACAAGATTTCTCTAACTCAGCTCAAGCATGAAAGGCATGGATTAATATATGAATGCACAAATGCCATTGTAGGCGCTTTTAATTATCTTCTGAACTATTTCACATGCCAAACTTATTATTTACCACTAGATTGTTTCTATTTGATGAAAGATATAGTATAGCCCCAATTAGAATATTCCCATTTTTATTTGGAATATGAGTGATGCTGTGAGATATAACTGCAAATTTCAAATAATTTTTAGTTTAACTCAATTCTGGTTACAGTTCGCTGCCCAGTGCATCATCGAGCTCTGCATGTACTCAATTGTAATCCATTGGGTTAATAAAGAACCCATTTGTTCTAAAAAAGTTATTGTACCATTGCAAAAAGTTTTCTGCACCTAATGCCATAGGAACGGTTGGATGACGAAAGAGCGTCATAGCTCAGTTATTGAGTTATTTGTCAACTTGGTCCACATAggtcatgctggtgcatttctttGTGATTATTGACTACTAAAGGCATTGCCCTCGCTCATATATGCACGTGGAGCACAATATGTATTTTGGTTGCTTGCTCACTCTCTATTGTGCTTCGTTTTAGACTTTGTTAGTGATTGCATCTGAACTTATGGTGtatttacttttttttttgccatcATCGGTTGAGCTTTAGAACCAGGCTTATGATCATGTCTTCTTCGTTACTCGGTTTCTGAATGGTATACGCGATGAAATTCGCTCTGTCATTACTCTTCAGTGCCCCAAAGACGTCGAAACTGCTTGTGCTCTTGCTCTTGCTGTGTCTGCATATATGATTCATGTACCTGTGTCAAACATCGAGCAGATCATTATGTATGTGTCTTTATTAATCATCCTGAACATCGAGCAGATGCATGTACCTGCTATACATTGTGTGTCTTTATTAATTATGTATGTCTTGCTATGTTTTAAAGATGGCGACCATGTGGAATGACGCTGGTGCCGATGGAAGCCAGCCATATGTAGATGTAACATACACCCCAGGCTTTGAATTCAATGCCTGTGATTTTTCTGTTGCCCGATGACCATGAGCATGAGCAGCAGGCCAACAGTTTGGTAACGTATAATGTTAACATTGAGTTATATATATGTGCCAATGAGTTACAACTTGTGCATTTGATCCATTGATGTTTTCACTGATTTATATCACAGGAACCCGACAAGGCAACTGAAGCTGAGAACTCTTCACAAAGGAAGACAAAGGGAGTGGCCAAGCGAAACCAGAATTATTCTGGTAATGAGGATGAGACTTTAATTTCAGCGTACCTTAATGTTTCAAAGGATCTAAGTGGTTGGCATAAATCAGCCAGCCAAGTCGTATTGGCAAAGGATACTAGATTACTACAATGAGTTCAGGACGACTACAACCACTAGGACATGGTCCTCTCTTCAACATAGATGGGGTGAGATACAGAGACACACTACCAAGTTTTGTGGATTTTACGATGAGATTGAAAGGAAAAATCAGAGTGGAAAGAGTGAGGATGATAAGGTATTTGTGTTGCTTTTAAATAATACATGCATAATAAATTATTGTCTGCTGAATACTTGCCTAATGTTGTATAAATTGTAGGTGAAAGATGCACTCCAGATGTTTGAAGGATTGGAAAAGTCTCAATTTAAGTTTCTCCATTGCTGGATACTTCTTCGGAAGGAGCACAAGTGGCTTTGTTGGCTTGCAGAGGAGAGAGCCGAGCTAGCTGCCAACCCTACTGAAGCTGGAGATGGTACAAGTATGGATCCAATCAAAGTGATCAGCGAGGCACCAAAGTTTTCAAGGCCAATGGGTCATGACAGGGCCAAGAGACTTCGAGGCAGCCCAGGTGTTGGTAGTTCTGCTAGTTCTACAGCTTGCCTTGATGTGCTACAGAAAATTCAGTCAGACCGAGCCAAATATGATGAAAGGCAGGAGATTGCTAGCAAAGATGAGGCACAGGAGGTGGCTGCCCGATATGAGAGAAAACTAAGTCTTGTGCAGGAACAAGTTGATATTCAAAGGAAGATGTTAGAGCTGCATGAGAAAGAACGGATGGACAAAATCATGTTCATGGATTTAGATAAGGTGCAGCCATGGGTGCGTGACTTCTACATTCGGGAGCAGAAAAAGATTGCAGGTTGGAACAACGAAGTTTCGGGTGCACCTCCTAGTTAGAATGCTTCGAGTGCACCATGGATTCTTGTACTAAAACTTAATTGTAGTGCTGTTATATGAGATTTGTACCAAACTTAGTTGTAATGCTGTTGTATGAGAGTTGTACCAAACTTGACTGCTTCTGTTGAGAGTGGTTGTGATAAGACTATGGTGTATTGCTTCTGttttgtaagcatctaggcccttaaggtatgtttcggtgattaatgacaaccattattgtgactaatgagtttgtgcagctttataaatcattatttctcatttggttatatgtcaaaagaggcccctaactttcattattcaaaaaggcgatctcggcattcaactctataacatgtcaagactaaggatctttctagtcctaagtgtcataaggttgagaaggacacttaggttagtataggttttatagttttgtagtgatcgcactattaagaggggtttaggcttagtaacttgagcatggacatggtcatttgaaaatggatgcacacaatggtcactcaggtttctagaagctcaaataagtggttctcaacttatatctcaaaaatatttggatttcattcaagactcaagtcagaaaagacaaaaccagaaaaatccttatcaccggattaaccgacgcctcaagttttctatacgtcggttaaacgaggtcagctggtctggacaagtcaatacaccggttaaaccgacgttatttgaaattggacgtcggtgcagttgtccagagactcggttttcagttgatcattggacaaatagactcaccggttaaaccgacgctatttgaaatttgacgtcggtgcagttgtccagtgacttggtatttctgttgatcaatggatgattacactcaccggttaaaccgatgcaacgatggttaatcttcccaaacagtaacggctagtttttcaaaaggggagttttacattcaccggttaaaccgacgatgactattggagggacatcggattaaccggcgctacgcagtttttctggcagctttttctccaacggctctattcgtgtgagctgcctatatatacccctccaatgggtcattctacaaCTCTTGACactaggcaacatccaaacacacatactatagtcaagagccaccttgagcttcaacatttcatacacttgttcattcaatcattcaagaagcaagattaaggacttgagtagagagaagcttgtgtgcatccattcttggtgattgggttcttgctcaagtgaaggccttagcttgttactcttggtgattggcatcacctaggcgatcttggtgatcgaggtgattctcgcggagcttgccaaggattgtggaagcccggagataagatttgtacgtggcttgatctccaccacaccgggatggtgaacggagactcttagtgagcgccctcgtcttggtgacttgggaggtgacaatactctttgagagtgtcacaacgtggattaggggtgtgtgccaacacatcgataccacgggaaaaaatccggttgtcccttgtccactttaccttttcaagcattatctttcatgcaattcgttcatgtgcttgatttagggatcactagttagctctaccttgctaggctttatctcttttcatcttatctagcttgtgtaggttgtttagttatccggttggtgaattggtgcctttctagttttgcataggttaaggttgctttatcttgttttagaaattgaaaaaggcccaattcacccccccctcttggtccatcgatcctttcaattggtatcagagcctcgttgctcatttggatcattaggcttcaccgcctagagctatggccaagatgggtgcttcgccgcctcacttcgagggcaagaactttgcctattggaaagttcgcatggccgcataccttgatgcgattgcccccgaagtatggttggcaactaaagtcggattcaccggagaacccacccccgaccaattaaaatggaatgctagagctagaaatgcaattttcgaagctattagtgaggaggtctttgctagagttaatggcatggacctagcaagtgatatttggaaggaactcattgaaatacatgaaggctccaccaaagttcgtgaacaaaaatatcacttgtttagagctaagtatgattccttcaaaatgctagctcatgaaaattgcaatgatatgtattctcgcttaaacgtcattgtcaaggacattaatgcacttgaaatatccaaaattgacagtgcatccatcaaccgcaagatcctcatgctcctcccaaagcccaagtataacattatcaatgctatgcttcaaaaggaggatctcgccacaatggaagtaggagaacttgtgggggaaattcgcgctcatgaaatgagcattcttggtatgaccgaagagccaacatcaagcaagtcaattgctctaaaaaccaagacaaacaaatcccgcaagctcaagatggtcaaacaagactcaagctcaagcaatgaagaagatgatcatcatgagagctcatccgatattgaagatgatggagaacttgctctcatgatgagaaagttcacacgcttgaatgagaagatcaacaagaaaggtttcaactttgactccaagaagggaatgttccggccaatggatgtcaagaacaagatttgctacaattgtggcgaaaaaggacacatccgtccaaattgccccaagccggacaaaagaagcaaggacaacaagagtaagcatcgccatgattcaagcgatgatgaagaagaggagaggaagaacaaaaacaagagatttgggaagaagaagacccatgacaagaagaccaagctcttcccaaagaagaaagggcacaccaagaaaagtttcttggtggagaaacaagaatgggtgaccgatgtctcatcaagcgaagactcaagtgatgaagaagacattgtcaccatcgccctcaccaatgaagaatcatctctacctccgcctcctatgtgcctcatggcaaaaggtaacaccaaggtgaactacaaagccggtggaaaacattgggtacttgataacggttgctctcaacatatgaccggcaatgatagcatgttcacctcacttgaagaccccggcgatcatgaacatgtcacctatggtgataactctaaggggaaagtcttaggtttgggtagaattgcaatttgaaaagatttatccatttcaaatgttttgtttgtagaagcacttagttttaacctcatttctattgcacaattgtgtgatcttggactaacgtgtacctttgacaagaatggtgttgtagtgacttatgaaaaagacaagtcattggtattcacggggtttaggcatggcaatatttatttggt
This genomic interval from Panicum hallii strain FIL2 unplaced genomic scaffold, PHallii_v3.1 scaffold_372, whole genome shotgun sequence contains the following:
- the LOC112878676 gene encoding uncharacterized protein LOC112878676, whose amino-acid sequence is MFEGLEKSQFKFLHCWILLRKEHKWLCWLAEERAELAANPTEAGDGTSMDPIKVISEAPKFSRPMGHDRAKRLRGSPGVGSSASSTACLDVLQKIQSDRAKYDERQEIASKDEAQEVAARYERKLSLVQEQVDIQRKMLELHEKERMDKIMFMDLDKVQPWVRDFYIREQKKIAGWNNEVSGAPPS